The Patagioenas fasciata isolate bPatFas1 chromosome 3, bPatFas1.hap1, whole genome shotgun sequence genome contains a region encoding:
- the PRR18 gene encoding proline-rich protein 18, whose protein sequence is MGLQPRRAAGPCPPAGRCAALPGARTGAAWARNEETDGAPGRTASLPPILPAPVAAASPVAARVQPKKPLAVPKKPAPRPAEEKTTRKARGAPPERAGPLSSSWPCSSLQRQPPRRPPAERGSRPQAAPLQPRGRPEALGAGSHPCESLSGAPGETALRLSLSLPPEAVRLLQRRSLERQRGQPAPSPGGRATPARRGARAGAGDLRALLKISLLNDRHRYDDEEYEEEETAVAAVDEGLVRKCTEWLRGVESAAGRDGPDRLETLPHLGTL, encoded by the coding sequence ATGGGGCTGCAGCCCCGGCGCGCAGCGGGGCCCTGCCCGCCCGCGGGGAGATGCGCTGCCCTGCCCGGGGCGCGCACCGGGGCTGCCTGGGCCCGTAACGAGGAGACAGACGGAGCTCCCGGCCGCACCGCGTCCCTGCCGCCCATCCTGCCGGCCCCCGTCGCCGCTGCTTCTCCCGTCGCCGCCCGGGTGCAGCCCAAGAAGCCGCTGGCGGTCCCCAAGAAGCCAGCGCCTCGGCCCGCGGAGGAGAAAACGACGAGGAAGGCGCGGGGGGCACCCCCGGAGCGGGCGGGTCCCCTCTCTAGCTCCTGGCCCTGCTCCTCCCTGCAGCGGCAGCCGCCGCGGAGGCCACCGGCAGAAAGGGGGTCGCGGCCCCAGGCCGCCCCTCTGCAGCCGCGGGGGCGCCCGGAGGCGCTGGGGGCGGGCAGCCACCCGTGCGAAAGCCTCAGCGGGGCGCCGGGGGAGACGGCGCTGCGCCTCTCGCTGAGCCTGCCGCCGGAGGCTGTCCGGCTGCTGCAGCGCCGCAGCCTGGAGCGGCAGCGGGGACAGCCCGCCCCCTCTCCCGGCGGCAGAGCGACCCCGGCGCGACGCGGTGCTCGGGCGGGCGCCGGCGACTTGCGCGCCCTGCTGAAGATTTCGCTGCTCAACGACAGGCACCGCTACGACGACGAGGAGTACGAGGAGGAGGAGACGGCGGTGGCTGCGGTGGACGAGGGGCTGGTGCGGAAGTGCACCGAGTGGCTGCGCGGCGTGGAGAGTGCTGCCGGGCGGGACGGCCCCGACAGGCTGGAGACGCTGCCGCACCTGGGCACCCTCTGA